The following proteins come from a genomic window of Stigmatopora nigra isolate UIUO_SnigA chromosome 9, RoL_Snig_1.1, whole genome shotgun sequence:
- the cyp7b1 gene encoding cytochrome P450 7B1 isoform X1 — MLLLLACVFLLAFLLVSRRRKRRPGEPPLINGWIPFFGKALEFRKDARKFLEEQQRNLGDVFTVLIAGRHMTFVMNPLMYPNVIKHGRQLDFHEFTKKAAPAAFGYPPVTESRFPGLDRQIHATYRLLHGDNLAPLTRSMRANLLALVRRDHPDAAWRTGGLYHFCVRLIFEATLATVYGRPADDLCGAKAEALRADFTLFDHVFPLLIGGVPAWVLGGVRSVRSRLIRYFLPQRMSDRADVSSFVRRRASLLEQHPPLTDVEKAAHHFAMLWASVANTTPASFWAVYHLLREPQALDAVRREICQVLELDPHQELLVDVDLDMAHLDRMTLLDSAIHESLRLSSAPINIRVAKEDLNLQLDAAHSVAVRRGDVLAMYPQSMHMDADIYEDPQTFRFDRYARQTHFFKDGQKLHHYLMPFGSGASMCPGRFFAVNEMKLFVCLLLLYFDLRLEAGVPEAARPRPDTSRAGLGILCPDRDVPFRYRLRPVATAR; from the exons ATGTTGCTGCTGTTGGCGTGCGTGTTCCTGCTTGCGTTTTTGCTCGTCAGCCGACGTCGAAAAAG GCGCCCCGGCGAACCCCCGCTGATTAACGGCTGGATTCCGTTTTTCGGCAAAGCGCTGGAGTTCCGGAAAGACGCCCGAAAGTTCCTAGAGGAACAGCAGAGGAACCTTGGAGATGTTTTCACCGTTCTTATCGCAG GTCGCCACATGACTTTCGTCATGAACCCCCTGATGTACCCCAACGTGATCAAACACGGCCGTCAGCTGGACTTCCACGAGTTCACCAAAAAGGCGGCGCCGGCGGCCTTCGGGTACCCGCCCGTGACGGAGAGCCGCTTCCCGGGCCTGGACCGGCAGATCCACGCCACCTACCGCCTCCTCCACGGCGACAACCTGGCCCCGCTGACGCGGAGCATGAGGGCCAACCTGCTGGCGCTGGTCCGCCGCGACCACCCGGACGCCGCCTGGCGGACCGGCGGCCTCTACCACTTCTGCGTGCGCCTCATATTTGAGGCCACGCTGGCCACGGTGTACGGGCGGCCGGCCGACGACCTCTGCGGAGCCAAGGCGGAGGCGCTGAGGGCCGACTTTACCCTCTTCGACCACGTCTTCCCGCTGTTGATCGGCGGCGTTCCCGCCTGGGTGCTGGGAGGCGTGCGGAGCGTGCGGAGCCGCCTCATCCGTTACTTCCTGCCTCAAAGGATGTCCGACCGGGCGGACGTGTCCAGCTTTGTCCGGCGCCGGGCCTCGCTCTTGGAGCAGCACCCGCCGCTGACCGACGTGGAAAAAGCAG CACACCACTTTGCCATGTTGTGGGCGTCCGTGGCCAACACCACGCCGGCCAGCTTTTGGGCGGTGTACCACCTCCTGCGGGAGCCCCAGGCGCTGGATGCCGTCCGACGGGAGATCTGTCAGGTCCTGGAGCTGGACCCGCACCAGGAGCTGCTCGTCGACGTGGACCTGGACATGGCGCACCTGGACCGGATGACTCTTCTGG acagCGCCATCCACGAGTCTCTGCGTCTGTCGTCGGCGCCCATCAACATTCGGGTGGCCAAGGAGGACTTGAATCTGCAATTGGACGCCGCCCACAGCGTGGCGGTGAGGCGCGGCGACGTCCTGGCCATGTACCCACAGAGCATGCACATGGACGCCGACATCTACGAGGACCCGCAG ACGTTTCGCTTTGACCGCTACGCACGTCAGACGCACTTCTTCAAGGACGGGCAAAAGCTGCACCACTACCTGATGCCGTTCGGCTCGGGGGCCAGCATGTGTCCCGGACGCTTCTTTGCCGTCAACGAGATGAAACTCTTTGTGTGTCTGCTGCTGCTCTACTTTGACCTGCGCTTGGaagcgggggtgccggaggccGCCCGGCCTCGCCCCGACACCAGCCGCGCCGGCCTGGGCATCCTGTGCCCCGACCGCGACGTGCCCTTCCGCTACCGTCTCCGCCCCGTGGCCACCGCCCGTTAG
- the cyp7b1 gene encoding cytochrome P450 7A1 isoform X2 → MTFVMNPLMYPNVIKHGRQLDFHEFTKKAAPAAFGYPPVTESRFPGLDRQIHATYRLLHGDNLAPLTRSMRANLLALVRRDHPDAAWRTGGLYHFCVRLIFEATLATVYGRPADDLCGAKAEALRADFTLFDHVFPLLIGGVPAWVLGGVRSVRSRLIRYFLPQRMSDRADVSSFVRRRASLLEQHPPLTDVEKAAHHFAMLWASVANTTPASFWAVYHLLREPQALDAVRREICQVLELDPHQELLVDVDLDMAHLDRMTLLDSAIHESLRLSSAPINIRVAKEDLNLQLDAAHSVAVRRGDVLAMYPQSMHMDADIYEDPQTFRFDRYARQTHFFKDGQKLHHYLMPFGSGASMCPGRFFAVNEMKLFVCLLLLYFDLRLEAGVPEAARPRPDTSRAGLGILCPDRDVPFRYRLRPVATAR, encoded by the exons ATGACTTTCGTCATGAACCCCCTGATGTACCCCAACGTGATCAAACACGGCCGTCAGCTGGACTTCCACGAGTTCACCAAAAAGGCGGCGCCGGCGGCCTTCGGGTACCCGCCCGTGACGGAGAGCCGCTTCCCGGGCCTGGACCGGCAGATCCACGCCACCTACCGCCTCCTCCACGGCGACAACCTGGCCCCGCTGACGCGGAGCATGAGGGCCAACCTGCTGGCGCTGGTCCGCCGCGACCACCCGGACGCCGCCTGGCGGACCGGCGGCCTCTACCACTTCTGCGTGCGCCTCATATTTGAGGCCACGCTGGCCACGGTGTACGGGCGGCCGGCCGACGACCTCTGCGGAGCCAAGGCGGAGGCGCTGAGGGCCGACTTTACCCTCTTCGACCACGTCTTCCCGCTGTTGATCGGCGGCGTTCCCGCCTGGGTGCTGGGAGGCGTGCGGAGCGTGCGGAGCCGCCTCATCCGTTACTTCCTGCCTCAAAGGATGTCCGACCGGGCGGACGTGTCCAGCTTTGTCCGGCGCCGGGCCTCGCTCTTGGAGCAGCACCCGCCGCTGACCGACGTGGAAAAAGCAG CACACCACTTTGCCATGTTGTGGGCGTCCGTGGCCAACACCACGCCGGCCAGCTTTTGGGCGGTGTACCACCTCCTGCGGGAGCCCCAGGCGCTGGATGCCGTCCGACGGGAGATCTGTCAGGTCCTGGAGCTGGACCCGCACCAGGAGCTGCTCGTCGACGTGGACCTGGACATGGCGCACCTGGACCGGATGACTCTTCTGG acagCGCCATCCACGAGTCTCTGCGTCTGTCGTCGGCGCCCATCAACATTCGGGTGGCCAAGGAGGACTTGAATCTGCAATTGGACGCCGCCCACAGCGTGGCGGTGAGGCGCGGCGACGTCCTGGCCATGTACCCACAGAGCATGCACATGGACGCCGACATCTACGAGGACCCGCAG ACGTTTCGCTTTGACCGCTACGCACGTCAGACGCACTTCTTCAAGGACGGGCAAAAGCTGCACCACTACCTGATGCCGTTCGGCTCGGGGGCCAGCATGTGTCCCGGACGCTTCTTTGCCGTCAACGAGATGAAACTCTTTGTGTGTCTGCTGCTGCTCTACTTTGACCTGCGCTTGGaagcgggggtgccggaggccGCCCGGCCTCGCCCCGACACCAGCCGCGCCGGCCTGGGCATCCTGTGCCCCGACCGCGACGTGCCCTTCCGCTACCGTCTCCGCCCCGTGGCCACCGCCCGTTAG
- the riok1 gene encoding serine/threonine-protein kinase RIO1 gives MKLLKSRGYTRKSVEDETNVVENATVPPGRLIRLFFLLFALFWVFVYDMALVVDPVPGQFDDVEDEDCNLVEIVQEDVQKYNEENEECEEEDDDDDDDDEEDDDDDEWVWSATGGDLTKRYNRSGVAQANKQNHAPEKASNLNDRSLRKFEHKINLDQLSLSHSVLNKVTSMQKQKDADTYRVKDKSDRATVEQVLDPRTRMILFKMLTRGIISEINGCISTGKEANVYHAGAAGGESRAIKIYKTSILHFKDRDKYVSGEFRFRRGYCKGNPRKMVRTWAEKEMRNLIRLQTAGIPSPQPILLRSHVLLMSFIGKDDRPAPLLKNADVSESKARELYLQVVHNMRKMYQDAKLVHADLSEFNMLYHHGDAYIIDVSQSVEHDHPQALNFLRKDCSNVNEFFVKRGVAPMTVRELFDFITDPSVTSDNIDRYLEKIMAIAAERTSAQRSDRDRVDEEVFKRAYIPRTLAEVSHYERDYQLIAADEGDAALSGRDHGVLYQTLTGLKKDLSGVQMVPALLEDDVSSSSSSEDEEEDGDEEDDDEEEGQEKARPPAADCCDSQDKKEKKKLAKEAQREKRKSKVPKHVKKRKEKVAKTKKGR, from the exons ATGAAGCTGCTGAAGTCACGTGGGTATACACGGAAGTCAGTCGAGGACGAGACTAACGTGGTTGAGAACGCCACAGTACCCCCGGGTCGCCTTATAAGGTTGTTTTTCCTATTATTTGCGTTATTTTGGGTTTTTGTTTACGATATGGCGCTTGTGGTTGACCCAGTGCCTGGACAATTTGATGACGTCGAAGACGAAGACTG CAATTTGGTGGAAATTGTGCAAGAAGATGTTCAGAAATACAATGAAGAAAATGAGGAAtgtgaggaggaggatgatgatgatgatgatgatgatgaagaagatgatgacgacgacgagtGGGTGTGGTCTGCCACTGGAGGCGACCTGACCAAGCGCTACAACAGAAGCGGCGTCGCTCAG GCTAACAAACAGAATCACGCGCCGGAAAAGGCGTCCAATTTGAACGACAGGTCGCTGAGGAAGTTTGAACACAAGATCAACCTGG ATCAACTGTCCTTGTCCCACTCCGTTCTCAACAAAGTGACGTCCATGCAGAAGCAGAAGGATGCCGACAC GTACCGAGTGAAGGACAAATCGGATCGCGCCACCGTGGAACAG GTTTTGGACCCTCGCACGCGAATGATCCTCTTCAAGATGTTGACTCGCGGAATCATCTCGGAAATCAACGGCTGCATCAGCACGGGCAAAGAG GCTAACGTGTACCACGCCGGCGCCGCCGGCGGAGAGAGCCGAGCCATCAAAATCTACAAGACGTCTATCCTGCACTTCAAGGACCGAGACAAATACGTCAGCGGAGAATTCAG GTTCCGTCGCGGTTACTGCAAGGGCAACCCCAGGAAGATGGTGCGCACTTGGGCCGAGAAGGAGATGAGGAATCTGATCCGCTTGCAGACGGCCGGCATCCCCAGTCCCCAACCCATCCTGCTCAGGAGCCACGTGCTGCTCATGAGCTTCATCGGCAAAGACGACAG GCCCGCCCCGCTGCTGAAGAACGCCGACGTGTCAGAGTCCAAGGCCCGCGAGCTCTACTTGCAGGTGGTGCACAACATGAGGAAGATGTACCAGGACGCCAAATTGGTTCACGCCGACCTCAGCGAGTTCAACATGCT ATATCACCACGGTGACGCTTACATCATCGACGTGTCGCAGTCGGTGGAACACGACCACCCGCAGGCGCTCAACTTTCTCAGGAAGGATTGCAGCAACGTCAACG AGTTTTTCGTTAAGCGCGGCGTGGCGCCCATGACCGTCCGAGAGCTTTTTGACTTCATCACCGACCCCTCGGTCACCAGCGACAACATTGATCGATACCTGGAGAAG aTCATGGCCATCGCGGCCGAGCGGACTTCGGCGCAGCGCTCCGATCGAGACCGGGTGGACGAAGAG GTGTTCAAGCGGGCGTACATTCCGAGGACGCTGGCCGAGGTCAGCCACTACGAGCGTGACTACCAGCTGATTGCCGCCGATGAAGGCGACGCGGCTCTTAGTGGACGCGACCACGGC GTTCTGTATCAGACACTGACAGGGCTAAAGAAGGACCTTTCTGGAGTTCAGATG GTCCCGGCTCTGCTGGAGGACGACGTTtcctcgtcgtcatcgtcggaagatgaagaagaggacggtgatgaagaggatgatgaCGAGGAGGAAGGGCAAGAGAAGGCTCGGCCTCCAGCCGCCGATTGCTGCGACTCCCAGGACAAAAAG GAGAAAAAGAAGCTGGCCAAAGAAGCtcagagagaaaagagaaagtCCAAAGTCCCTAAACACGTCAAGAAGAGGAAAGAGAAAGTGGCCAAGACAAAAAAGGGAAGATGA
- the rpp40 gene encoding ribonuclease P protein subunit p40, translated as MNFKTFLHCERSSLLNPKDRLQAHIQKQPFNYKVSVLLPNCDGDTPSQLESTLRTFQSFYLIRNLPLYELLDKGLRQGSVCGLSCKTRIEEDNCAFLESNGRLSLSLDKDSYERFGVEGQACKPKTSRYVVTVDLTDSVMAPGKPRYERLHSGLTSRLPLKMDFLFATPAGNSELLKPLLLRYDWSQHSPEVASRLLSDLTLPGLFTSDLNSYDPYDFLEWLGAVESDVDRDNTNDNYLSTLACPYPAGESSPSTLLLSACGLLLPENVETLLAKLGRVLEEPRSAPWVAVTVHGFADNLEPRQRHFYTLVLFPDHAYCLYRATPDS; from the exons ATGAACTTTAAAACTTTCCTTCATTGCGAAAGGTCTTCGCTGCTGAACCCCAAAGACAGACTGCAGGCGCACATCCAGAAGCAACCCTTCAACTATAAG GTGAGCGTGCTGCTGCCCAATTGCGACGGCGACACTCCGTCTCAACTAGAATCCACCTTGAGAACTTTCCAAAGCTTCTACTTGATCCGCAACCTCCCTCTCTACGAACTCCTGGACAAAGGCCTGCGCCAAG GAAGCGTGTGCGGCCTGTCCTGCAAGACGCGCATCGAAGAAGACAACTGCGCCTTCCTGGAGTCAAATG GGCGTCTGTCTCTGTCCCTGGACAAAGACTCGTACGAGCGCTTTGGCGTGGAGGGCCAAGCGTGTAAACCCAAGACCTCCAGATACG TGGTGACGGTGGACTTGACGGACAGCGTCATGGCGCCGGGCAAGCCCCGCTACGAGCGTCTCCACAGTGGCCTGACGTCACGCCTGCCGCTAAAGATGGACTTCTTGTTTGCGACTCCCGCAG GCAACAGTGAGCTGCTGAAGCCTCTCCTTTTACGCTACGACTGGTCGCAGCATTCCCCAGAGGTCGCCAGTCGCCTTCTAAGCGACTTGACCCTACCGGGCCTCTTCACCTCCGACCTGAACTCGTACGACCCCTACGACTTTCTGGAGTGGCTGGGGGCCGTAGAAAGTGACGTGGACCG TGACAACACCAACGACAACTACCTGTCCACGTTGGCGTGCCCTTACCCGGCCGGCGAGTCTTCGCCCAGCACACTTCTCCTCTCCGCCTGCGGTCTGCTGCTCCCCGAAAACGTGGAGACGCTCCTGGCTAAACTGGG GCGAGTCTTGGAGGAGCCCCGCTCGGCGCCGTGGGTTGCCGTCACGGTTCACGGCTTTGCCGACAATCTGGAGCCTCGCCAACGCCACTTCTACACGCTTGTGCTTTTTCCCGACCACGCCTACTGTCTGTACCGGGCCACGCCTGACTCGTGA
- the cdyl gene encoding chromodomain Y-like protein isoform X2: MTYVHHFNHHYATRHRDAALLRSTRSYPRSPHDDFGLALLSNPTLARPLLDVGFQAPSPSVSAPSSGPARRGLDLSKSGIKILVPRSPMNGPPNSETAPSEAGPSEAGPSEEAPTEEARGTDAEVSPEVAPEQSAGGGPVPRLRARMGIRSRSRDGPLPTPGAPRALNGRTGAAEEAGVTTSAAPGASTRRRPEERGAFDKRLRFSVRQTESAYRYRDILVKKQDGFTHIMLATKSSENNALNPEVMKEIQSAMATAASDDSKLVLLGAVGGVFCRGLDFVDFVKRLADDSKKESIKMAETIRTFVNTFIQFRKPLVAAVNGPALGLGAAILPLCDVVWANEKAWFQTPYAAYGQTPDACASFTFPRIMGAPSANELLLSGRKLTAQEACSKGLVSQVLWPATFMQEVMLRVKELVAVDSLVLRESKALMRNSSRSYLEQTNERECEALKRIWGSSQGTDAILRHLQSSSELY; encoded by the exons ATGACCTACGTGCACCACTTCAACCACCACTACGCCACGCGCCACCGAGACGCCGCCCTGCTGCGCTCCACCCGGAGCTACCCGCGCTCCCCCCATGACGACTTTGGCCTGGCTCTGCTCTCCAACCCCACCTTGGCTCGCCCGCTCCTCGACGTCGGATTCCAGGCTCCGTCGCCCTCCGTGTCGGCGCCTTCGTCGGGCCCCGCCCGCCGCGGCCTGGATTTGTCCAAAAGCGGGATCAAGATCCTGGTGCCCAGGAGCCCCATGAACGGACCTCCCAATTCGGAGACGGCGCCCAGCGAGGCGGGGCCAAGCGAGGCGGGGCCCAGCGAGGAGGCTCCCACTGAGGAGGCCCGGGGCACGGACGCCGAAGTGTCCCCCGAAGTCGCCCCGGAGCAGTCGGCCGGTGGCGGGCCGGTCCCCCGGCTGCGCGCCCGAATGGGGATCCGTTCACGGAGTCGCGATGGGCCACTTCCCACGCCAGGTGCCCCGCGTGCCCTCAACGGCAGGACAG GCGCCGCAGAGGAGGCCGGCGTGACCACGTCGGCGGCGCCGGGCGCTTCGACCAGGCGGCGTCCGGAGGAGCGCGGCGCTTTCGACAAACGTTTGCGCTTCAGCGTGCGGCAGACGGAGAGCGCCTACCGCTATCGGGACATCCTGGTCAAGAAACAAGACGGCTTCACGCACATCATGTTGGCCACCAAGAGCTCGGAAAACAACGCCCTCAACCCTGAG GTGATGAAAGAGATCCAGAGCGCCATGGCGACGGCAGCGTCCGACGACAGCAAGCTGGTGCTGCTGGGCGCCGTGGGCGGCGTCTTCTGCCGCGGCCTGGACTTTGTGGACTTTGTCAAACGTCTGGCCGACGACAGTAAGAAGGAGAGCATCAAGATGGCCGAGACCATCAG GACCTTCGTCAACACGTTCATCCAGTTCCGAAAACCCCTGGTGGCCGCCGTCAACGGGCCGGCCTTGGGCctgggcgccgccatcttgccgCTGTGCGACGTGGTCTGGGCCAACGAGAAGGCCTGGTTCCAGACGCCCTACGCCGCGTACGGACAGACGCCGGACGCCTGCGCGTCTTTCACCTTCCCGCGCATCATGGGCGCCCCGTCG GCCAATGAACTTCTCCTGAGCGGCAGGAAGTTGACGGCACAGGAGGCGTGTTCCAAAGGATTGGTCTCTCAGGTTCTTTGGCCGGCGACCTTCATGCAGGAAGTTATGCTGCGTGTGAAAGAATTGGTCGCCGTGGACTCGCTT GTCCTGAGGGAGTCCAAAGCCCTGATGAGGAACTCCAGTCGAAGTTATTTGGAGCAAACCAACGAGCGCGAGTGCGAAGCCCTGAAGAGAATTTGGGGCTCGTCGCAGGGCACCGACGCCATCTTGCGCCATCTTCAGAGCAGTAGCGAGCTCTACTAG
- the cdyl gene encoding chromodomain Y-like protein isoform X1 yields MATEDFYEVERIVDRRKNRKGRTEYLVRWRGYGCEGDTWEPESNLSTCMTYVHHFNHHYATRHRDAALLRSTRSYPRSPHDDFGLALLSNPTLARPLLDVGFQAPSPSVSAPSSGPARRGLDLSKSGIKILVPRSPMNGPPNSETAPSEAGPSEAGPSEEAPTEEARGTDAEVSPEVAPEQSAGGGPVPRLRARMGIRSRSRDGPLPTPGAPRALNGRTGAAEEAGVTTSAAPGASTRRRPEERGAFDKRLRFSVRQTESAYRYRDILVKKQDGFTHIMLATKSSENNALNPEVMKEIQSAMATAASDDSKLVLLGAVGGVFCRGLDFVDFVKRLADDSKKESIKMAETIRTFVNTFIQFRKPLVAAVNGPALGLGAAILPLCDVVWANEKAWFQTPYAAYGQTPDACASFTFPRIMGAPSANELLLSGRKLTAQEACSKGLVSQVLWPATFMQEVMLRVKELVAVDSLVLRESKALMRNSSRSYLEQTNERECEALKRIWGSSQGTDAILRHLQSSSELY; encoded by the exons atggcaacggaaGACTTTTACGAG GTGGAGCGTATCGTGGACAGGCGCAAAAACCGGAAAGGGCGGACCGAGTACCTGGTGAGGTGGCGGGGATACGGCTGCGAAGGCGATACGTGGGAGCCCGAGAGTAACCTCAGCACGTGCATGACCTACGTGCACCACTTCAACCACCACTACGCCACGCGCCACCGAGACGCCGCCCTGCTGCGCTCCACCCGGAGCTACCCGCGCTCCCCCCATGACGACTTTGGCCTGGCTCTGCTCTCCAACCCCACCTTGGCTCGCCCGCTCCTCGACGTCGGATTCCAGGCTCCGTCGCCCTCCGTGTCGGCGCCTTCGTCGGGCCCCGCCCGCCGCGGCCTGGATTTGTCCAAAAGCGGGATCAAGATCCTGGTGCCCAGGAGCCCCATGAACGGACCTCCCAATTCGGAGACGGCGCCCAGCGAGGCGGGGCCAAGCGAGGCGGGGCCCAGCGAGGAGGCTCCCACTGAGGAGGCCCGGGGCACGGACGCCGAAGTGTCCCCCGAAGTCGCCCCGGAGCAGTCGGCCGGTGGCGGGCCGGTCCCCCGGCTGCGCGCCCGAATGGGGATCCGTTCACGGAGTCGCGATGGGCCACTTCCCACGCCAGGTGCCCCGCGTGCCCTCAACGGCAGGACAG GCGCCGCAGAGGAGGCCGGCGTGACCACGTCGGCGGCGCCGGGCGCTTCGACCAGGCGGCGTCCGGAGGAGCGCGGCGCTTTCGACAAACGTTTGCGCTTCAGCGTGCGGCAGACGGAGAGCGCCTACCGCTATCGGGACATCCTGGTCAAGAAACAAGACGGCTTCACGCACATCATGTTGGCCACCAAGAGCTCGGAAAACAACGCCCTCAACCCTGAG GTGATGAAAGAGATCCAGAGCGCCATGGCGACGGCAGCGTCCGACGACAGCAAGCTGGTGCTGCTGGGCGCCGTGGGCGGCGTCTTCTGCCGCGGCCTGGACTTTGTGGACTTTGTCAAACGTCTGGCCGACGACAGTAAGAAGGAGAGCATCAAGATGGCCGAGACCATCAG GACCTTCGTCAACACGTTCATCCAGTTCCGAAAACCCCTGGTGGCCGCCGTCAACGGGCCGGCCTTGGGCctgggcgccgccatcttgccgCTGTGCGACGTGGTCTGGGCCAACGAGAAGGCCTGGTTCCAGACGCCCTACGCCGCGTACGGACAGACGCCGGACGCCTGCGCGTCTTTCACCTTCCCGCGCATCATGGGCGCCCCGTCG GCCAATGAACTTCTCCTGAGCGGCAGGAAGTTGACGGCACAGGAGGCGTGTTCCAAAGGATTGGTCTCTCAGGTTCTTTGGCCGGCGACCTTCATGCAGGAAGTTATGCTGCGTGTGAAAGAATTGGTCGCCGTGGACTCGCTT GTCCTGAGGGAGTCCAAAGCCCTGATGAGGAACTCCAGTCGAAGTTATTTGGAGCAAACCAACGAGCGCGAGTGCGAAGCCCTGAAGAGAATTTGGGGCTCGTCGCAGGGCACCGACGCCATCTTGCGCCATCTTCAGAGCAGTAGCGAGCTCTACTAG